The following proteins are co-located in the Calditrichota bacterium genome:
- a CDS encoding Nif3-like dinuclear metal center hexameric protein, translating into MVARDRLVAYLNQLLEPASYADSCPQGLQVEGKPHVGKIVTGVSASLELFRQAQAKGADMVIVHHGLFWDQDSRAVKGFLKKRLAVLLENDISLVAYHLPLDGHPSFGNNALAARALGLMSLERFATVGYWGRYSEPLDVRVLFNKVKILYESNPLIFDYGPPSVETVGIVSGGGAWRLREAIDLDLHCFITGEPVEAAMHLAKESRIHFVAAGHYATERLGIKVLGEQIAQEFGVEVEFVDLPNPV; encoded by the coding sequence GTGGTCGCGCGAGATCGACTTGTGGCCTATCTCAACCAGCTTCTCGAGCCAGCGTCCTATGCGGACTCTTGCCCTCAGGGTCTGCAGGTCGAGGGTAAGCCTCACGTCGGCAAGATTGTCACGGGCGTGTCTGCTTCGCTTGAGCTCTTCCGCCAGGCACAAGCCAAAGGGGCCGACATGGTCATCGTCCACCACGGACTCTTCTGGGACCAGGACAGCAGAGCAGTGAAAGGGTTTCTGAAGAAGCGCCTGGCCGTACTGCTGGAGAACGACATCTCGCTGGTCGCCTACCATCTGCCCTTGGATGGCCATCCAAGCTTTGGCAACAACGCGCTGGCCGCGCGTGCCTTGGGTCTCATGTCCTTGGAGCGTTTCGCCACGGTCGGCTACTGGGGGAGGTACTCCGAGCCGTTAGATGTGCGCGTTCTATTCAACAAGGTCAAGATCCTGTACGAGAGCAATCCGTTGATCTTCGACTACGGGCCGCCCAGTGTTGAGACCGTGGGCATAGTCTCTGGCGGTGGCGCGTGGCGTCTGCGAGAGGCGATCGATTTAGACTTGCACTGCTTCATCACCGGCGAGCCGGTGGAGGCGGCAATGCATTTGGCCAAGGAGAGTCGCATCCACTTTGTGGCGGCCGGCCACTATGCTACCGAGCGATTGGGGATCAAGGTGCTCGGTGAGCAAATCGCCCAAGAGTTCGGTGTGGAGGTGGAGTTCGTCGACTTGCCCAATCCGGTGTGA